Proteins encoded together in one Lathyrus oleraceus cultivar Zhongwan6 chromosome 5, CAAS_Psat_ZW6_1.0, whole genome shotgun sequence window:
- the LOC127084794 gene encoding ATP synthase protein MI25 → MRLSSTHMQARKMLFAAIPSICALSSNKISIYNEEMIVARCFIGFIIFSRKSLGNTFKVTLDGRIQAIQEESQQFPNPNEVVPPESNEQQRLLRISLRICGTVVESLPMARCAPKCEKTVQALLCRNLNVKSATLPNATSSRRIRLQDDLGTKFHLLVRRRFIPQCISKAKK, encoded by the coding sequence ATGAGATTGAGTTCCACGCATATGCAAGCTAGAAAGATGCTATTTGCTGCTATTCCATCTATTTGTGCATTAAGTTCGAATAAGATATCAATCTATAATGAAGAAATGATAGTAGCTCGTTGTTTTATAGGCTTCATCATATTCAGTCGGAAGAGTTTAGGTAATACTTTCAAAGTAACTCTCGACGGGAGAATCCAGGCTATTCAGGAAGAATCGCAGCAATTCCCCAATCCTAACGAAGTAGTTCCTCCGGAATCTAATGAACAACAACGATTACTTAGGATCAGTTTGCGAATTTGTGGCACCGTAGTAGAATCATTACCAATGGCACGCTGTGCGCCTAAGTGCGAAAAGACAGTGCAAGCTTTGTTATGCCGAAACCTAAATGTTAAGTCAGCAACACTTCCAAATGCCACTTCTTCCCGTCGCATCCGTCTTCAGGACGATCTAGGCACAAAGTTTCACTTATTAGTTAGGAGGAGATTTATCCCCCAGTGTATCTCGAAAGCAAAAAAATAG